One segment of Solanum stenotomum isolate F172 chromosome 1, ASM1918654v1, whole genome shotgun sequence DNA contains the following:
- the LOC125860057 gene encoding aluminum-activated malate transporter 8-like gives MDIDSKIQEKNSVFNMLWNQFKWFPIKLINKISNIANNTINIGKNDPRKIWHATKVGLSLTLVILFYYSWPLYHSFEQSAIMAVLTVMVALEYTAGATISKCLNIAFATALGVSLGIGAKYLAEFCGKVGEPIILGFLVFILGALGTFTRFYPHMQRRYDYGCMFSVATFSLVTVSGDSYLELVKHRISTIMVSVATVMVISLVIRPVWAGKDLHNLIIANLEKLASFLDGINANFAWWEPANEPFRLNNPGKEYLKIGNLGRDCACHLHALSGHLKSKSKAPTEFHKRTKEACKRIITKSSNALKCLALSIKTITQPPSSTGEPDPYNTKFAIDELRAALLITTRTISEEDTIDIITAMSVASILIDVTRCVDEISKAVGELSIKTRFQKEDKKKDNSTSIKALEKLPVPRLQLLHREIVNVAVKEEENPIGAIKGEHVVCEIHLIED, from the exons ATGGATATTGATTCcaaaatccaagaaaaaaatagtGTCTTCAACATGTTGTGGAACCAATTCAAGTGGTTTCCAATAAAGTTGATAAACAAAATTAGCAACATTGCTAATAACACAATAAATATTGGAAAAAATGATCCAAGAAAAATTTGGCATGCAACCAAAGTGGGATTATCTCTCACTTTGgttatattgttttattattcaTGGCCACTTTATCATAGCTTTGAACAATCAGCCATCATGGCAGTCCTCACAGTAATGGTTGCACTTGAGTATACTGCTG gTGCAACTATATCAAAGTGCTTAAACATAGCATTTGCTACAGCATTAGGTGTCTCATTAGGGATTGGAGCTAAATATTTAGCTGAGTTTTGTGGAAAAGTAGGGGAGCCTATAATTCTTGGGTTTTTGGTCTTCATTCTAG GTGCTCTAGGTACATTTACAAGATTTTATCCACATATGCAAAGGAGATATGACTATGGATGCATGTTCTCTGTGGCAACATTTAGTTTGGTCACAGTGTCTGGTGACAGTTACTTGGAGTTGGTTAAGCATAGAATATCAACTATTATGGTTAGTGTTGCCACAGTCATGGTTATCTCATTGGTCATTCGACCAGTGTGGGCTGGAAAGGATCTCCATAATCTTATTATTGCAAATCTTGAAAAGCTAGCAAGCTTCTTAGATG gGATTAAC gCAAACTTTGCATGGTGGGAGCCAGCCAATGAACCATTTAGGCTTAATAATCCAGGGAAAGAGTACTTAAAGATTGGTAACCTTGGTAGAGATTGTGCTTGCCATCTTCATGCTCTTAGTGGTCACTTAAAATCCAAATCTAag GCACCAACTGAGtttcataaaagaacaaaagaagCTTGCAAGAGAATTATTACGAAATCTAGCAATGCATTAAAGTGTCTTGCTTTGTCCATCAAAACTATAACCCAACCCCCTTCCTCCACTGGTGAACCCGACCCGTACAACACAAAATTCGCCATCGATGAGCTCAGAGCGGCGCTCTTAATTACCACAAGAACCATCTCAGAAGAAGACACAATTGACATCATCACGGCTATGTCGGTGGCGTCGATACTCATCGACGTCACTAGATGCGTCGACGAAATCTCCAAGGCGGTAGGAGAGCTTTCGATCAAAACACGTTTCCAAAAGGAGGATAAAAAGAAGGATAATTCTACGTCAATCAAGGCGTTGGAGAAATTACCAGTGCCTCGATTACAGCTCCTACACCGTGAAATTGTGAATGTTGCGGTGAAGGAGGAGGAAAATCCTATAGGTGCAATAAAAGGAGAACATGTTGTTTGTGAGATACATTTAATAGAAGACTAG